One window from the genome of Hydractinia symbiolongicarpus strain clone_291-10 chromosome 1, HSymV2.1, whole genome shotgun sequence encodes:
- the LOC130629577 gene encoding uncharacterized protein LOC130629577, producing MNKVGLWICSVLLCFASVSYGQTLNCTNIPDVPTKPQDGEITAILSSANENIVVCNNIIPHLNPFIASLKLSGVEQLINQTCKLIDDLNARLEIINRRLDCGLVSSVQEARNLNQMLGNDQVSKRVLNGVKARLLVIKNRLQAIITPAVP from the exons ATGAATAAAGTTGGTTTATGGATCTGCTCTGTACTGCTATGTTTTGCGTCAG tgTCATATGGACAAACTCTTAATTGCACCAACATTCCAGATGTCCCAACAAAACCACAAGATGGTGAAATTACTGCAATACTGTCAAGCGCAAATGAAAATATCGTAGTTTGCAACAACATTATACCAC ACCTGAATCCTTTCATTGCAAGTCTCAAGTTATCGggtgtagaacaactaattaatcAAACATGTAAGTTAATAGATGATCTCAACGCTCGTCTTGAAATTATCAATCGACGACTTGATTGTGGACTTGTGTCGAGCGTACAAGAAGCTCGAAATTTGAATCAAATGCTGGGCAACGATCAAGTTTCAAAGAGAGTATTGAACGGCGTGAAAGCCAGACTTCTTGTTATCAAGAATCGTCTTCAAGCTATTATTACACCTGCAGTTccctga